One genomic window of Halorubrum hochsteinianum includes the following:
- a CDS encoding GIDE domain-containing protein: protein MRALHDVAAASGHVPAALSTIDPVPTVIGAAALVVGLASLAYGAAGGRDAVRILRATATDPRGLDGTERRVRITGRAAAVDGETLPSPFGGDPCLCVGYDVSEFRSQGKGQSWVTIDGGEAGVPFRVEDGGTGVRVDPAAATFSFDVDAKIKVDADEEPPERVREFVDTVDEVESTETGYEVGPLTIGDDPRRRYLQRVLRPGDEVTVVGDAAAFPDAPVGEVKSRIADGSPFVVSDAGARRTALRQMGRSAVPVVFGAVALAVAGVALSPALAALA, encoded by the coding sequence ATGAGAGCCCTCCACGACGTAGCCGCCGCTTCCGGCCACGTGCCGGCCGCGCTGAGCACGATCGACCCAGTACCGACCGTTATCGGTGCCGCCGCACTAGTCGTCGGACTCGCGTCCCTCGCGTACGGGGCGGCCGGCGGCCGCGACGCGGTCCGGATCCTCCGGGCGACCGCGACCGACCCGCGCGGGCTCGACGGCACGGAGCGTCGGGTCCGGATTACCGGGCGGGCGGCCGCGGTCGACGGCGAGACGCTCCCGTCGCCGTTCGGGGGCGACCCGTGCCTCTGCGTCGGCTACGACGTCTCGGAGTTCCGCAGTCAGGGGAAGGGGCAGTCGTGGGTCACGATCGACGGGGGCGAGGCCGGCGTCCCCTTCCGGGTCGAGGACGGCGGGACCGGCGTCCGGGTCGACCCCGCCGCCGCGACGTTCTCCTTCGACGTCGACGCGAAGATCAAGGTCGACGCGGACGAGGAGCCGCCGGAGCGCGTCCGGGAGTTCGTCGACACGGTCGACGAGGTCGAGAGCACGGAGACCGGCTACGAGGTGGGGCCGCTCACGATCGGCGACGACCCGCGTCGCAGGTACCTCCAGCGCGTGCTCCGGCCGGGCGACGAGGTGACCGTCGTCGGCGACGCGGCGGCGTTCCCGGACGCGCCCGTCGGCGAGGTGAAATCGCGGATCGCGGACGGCTCGCCGTTCGTGGTCTCAGACGCGGGCGCGCGCCGGACCGCGCTGCGACAGATGGGCCGGTCGGCGGTGCCGGTCGTCTTCGGCGCGGTCGCGCTCGCGGTGGCCGGAGTGGCGCTGTCGCCCGCGCTCGCCGCGCTCGCGTGA